A genomic window from Crocosphaera sp. UHCC 0190 includes:
- the carA gene encoding glutamine-hydrolyzing carbamoyl-phosphate synthase small subunit — MVMAKATPALLVLADGTSFEGLSFGAKGTTVGEVVFNTGMTGYQEVLTDPSYCGQMVTFTYPELGNTGVNPDDEESAGPQVKGVIARNITYRPSNWRSTESLPDYLVRHNIVGIYGLDTRALTRKIRSSGAMNGIISTEILDPGELLRQVQLAPSMAGLNLVKEVTTKEIYEWSTPTDSHWEFNPKNLDSTEVPLTVVAVDFGIKRNILRRLASYGCRVIVVPANTPPEDILKYNPDGIFLSNGPGDPAAVTEGISTAKALIKEGKPTFGICMGHQILGLSLGAETFKLKFGHRGLNQPCGLLQQVEITSQNHGFAVTEKSLEADVEITHLNLNDRTVAGLSHKTLPFFSVQYHPEASPGPHDADYLFEKFVKLMRDSKA, encoded by the coding sequence ATGGTAATGGCAAAGGCAACACCCGCTTTATTAGTGTTAGCTGACGGGACATCTTTTGAGGGTTTATCCTTTGGAGCAAAAGGAACGACCGTAGGAGAAGTAGTATTTAATACGGGAATGACAGGATATCAGGAAGTTTTAACTGATCCAAGTTATTGTGGTCAAATGGTAACATTTACCTATCCTGAATTGGGCAATACGGGAGTTAACCCTGATGATGAGGAGTCAGCCGGCCCCCAGGTAAAAGGAGTCATTGCCCGCAATATCACTTATCGGCCGAGTAATTGGCGGTCTACGGAATCTTTGCCTGATTATTTAGTACGCCATAATATTGTGGGAATTTATGGGTTAGATACGAGGGCCTTAACCCGCAAAATTCGCTCATCTGGGGCAATGAATGGGATTATTTCCACTGAGATATTAGACCCCGGTGAGTTGTTGCGTCAAGTTCAATTAGCCCCTTCTATGGCTGGATTAAATTTAGTTAAGGAAGTTACCACAAAAGAGATTTATGAGTGGTCAACGCCCACCGATTCTCATTGGGAATTTAATCCAAAAAATCTTGATTCTACGGAAGTTCCTTTGACGGTGGTAGCGGTTGATTTTGGTATTAAACGCAATATTTTACGGCGGTTAGCGAGTTATGGTTGTCGGGTAATTGTCGTCCCTGCTAATACGCCGCCTGAAGATATTTTAAAGTATAATCCTGATGGAATTTTCTTATCGAATGGCCCTGGTGATCCGGCGGCAGTTACGGAAGGAATTAGCACAGCTAAAGCCTTAATTAAAGAAGGAAAACCAACTTTTGGCATCTGTATGGGACACCAAATTTTAGGGCTATCTTTAGGGGCTGAAACCTTTAAGTTAAAGTTTGGTCATCGTGGTTTAAATCAACCCTGTGGGTTACTACAACAGGTAGAAATTACCAGTCAAAATCATGGCTTTGCGGTCACAGAAAAGTCTTTAGAGGCTGATGTGGAAATTACTCATCTCAATTTGAATGACCGCACAGTGGCTGGTTTATCCCATAAAACCTTACCTTTCTTCTCTGTTCAATACCATCCTGAAGCGAGTCCTGGCCCTCATGATGCTGATTATTTATTTGAGAAGTTTGTTAAGTTAATGCGAGACAGTAAGGCGTAA
- a CDS encoding transposase produces MSPKKLTDDDKQEILKLYRQTPETTSTLADRYGVSSSTISRFLKNTLSDMEYEDLIQKKRLARTHKPEPVPELELELDLKPEPVTVPEEIPQLPEKAIEVKEVKAAPVIIKKESPAAIPETPPITSQKPSLTIEKPALRFPVEEDDDDDGEDLEEMDVVALGEMLGEDIDDEDDEDDDWDEDDEDDDESDYNQSLSSHGDVQVLPLSAATFPRTCYLVIDRTAELIVRPLKEFAHLGQIPTDELQQKTLPVFDNHRVARRFSNRSQRVIKVPDGRLLYKTCSYLQAKGITRLLMDGQIYSLANHSEN; encoded by the coding sequence ATGAGTCCCAAGAAATTAACCGACGACGACAAGCAAGAAATTCTTAAGCTTTATCGTCAAACGCCAGAAACTACCTCTACCTTAGCTGACCGTTATGGGGTCAGTAGTTCTACCATTAGCCGCTTTCTGAAAAATACTCTCTCGGATATGGAGTATGAGGATTTAATTCAGAAAAAACGGTTAGCTCGTACCCATAAACCAGAACCAGTACCAGAATTAGAATTAGAACTAGACCTAAAACCGGAACCAGTAACAGTACCAGAAGAAATCCCTCAACTGCCAGAAAAAGCAATAGAAGTCAAGGAAGTCAAAGCTGCTCCTGTTATCATTAAGAAAGAGTCTCCAGCAGCTATCCCAGAAACCCCCCCCATTACCTCCCAGAAACCCTCTCTTACCATCGAGAAACCTGCTTTGAGGTTTCCCGTCGAAGAGGATGATGATGATGATGGAGAAGACTTAGAAGAAATGGATGTTGTCGCCCTCGGAGAAATGTTAGGGGAAGACATTGATGATGAAGATGATGAAGATGATGACTGGGATGAGGATGATGAGGATGACGATGAGTCTGACTATAATCAATCCTTGTCTAGCCATGGAGATGTTCAAGTCTTACCCCTATCAGCAGCGACTTTTCCGAGAACTTGCTATTTAGTGATTGATCGCACGGCGGAATTAATTGTGCGGCCTTTGAAAGAATTTGCTCATTTGGGCCAAATTCCTACGGATGAACTGCAACAAAAAACCTTGCCCGTGTTTGATAATCATCGGGTTGCTCGTCGGTTTTCTAACCGTTCTCAGCGTGTGATTAAGGTGCCTGATGGCCGTTTATTGTATAAAACTTGTTCTTATTTGCAAGCTAAAGGAATTACCCGTCTTCTGATGGATGGTCAGATTTACTCCTTAGCTAACCACTCAGAAAATTAG
- a CDS encoding DUF1622 domain-containing protein, with translation MMIQSISSDLALLVRVGNEILTSFCQLLAIFVIFSGVIRALIIVLKDFLFKPQTTEAFQRSRLAMGYSFSLGLSFLVGASILKTMISSHWDDIARLIVIIAVRTILNYLLTQAISPSNLQKEPDFQHNSQTPKTNG, from the coding sequence ATGATGATTCAATCAATAAGTTCAGATCTTGCTTTATTGGTCAGAGTTGGCAATGAAATTTTAACCAGTTTTTGTCAACTATTAGCAATATTTGTCATCTTTTCTGGTGTAATCAGGGCATTAATTATTGTCCTCAAAGATTTTCTTTTTAAACCCCAAACAACGGAAGCTTTTCAACGCAGTCGTTTAGCGATGGGTTATTCTTTTTCTTTGGGGTTAAGTTTTTTAGTAGGTGCCAGTATCTTAAAAACAATGATCTCTAGTCATTGGGATGATATTGCCCGACTGATTGTTATTATTGCTGTACGAACTATTCTCAATTATCTTCTGACTCAAGCAATTTCTCCCTCTAATTTACAAAAAGAGCCTGATTTTCAACATAATTCCCAAACCCCTAAAACCAATGGTTAA